From one Triticum aestivum cultivar Chinese Spring chromosome 4B, IWGSC CS RefSeq v2.1, whole genome shotgun sequence genomic stretch:
- the LOC123089773 gene encoding peroxidase 2 — MASSSLSVALLLLCLAAAASAQLSPTFYDASCPGALATIKSGVAAAVSSDPRMAASLLRLHFHDCFVQGCDASVLLAGNERNAFGNVGSLRGFDVIDKIKATVEQSCKRIVSCADILAVAARDSVVAVGGPSWTVSLGRRDSDTASEALANRDLPAPSLAVTDLITRFAAKGLNLTDMVALSGAHTIGQAQCKNFRTRLYNEANIDPDFAMLRNASCPQATGSGDGNLAPLDSMTPNMFDNTYFLNLQLNKGLLHSDQVLYTLVGGATEDIVDGFASNQDAFNNVFAAAMVKMGNISPLIFPQGQVRRICSKAT; from the exons ATGGCGTCTTCATCTCTATCAGTGGCGCTGCTCCTTCTCTGCCTGGCCGCGGCGGCGTCGGCGCAGCTGTCCCCGACGTTCTACGACGCGTCGTGCCCCGGGGCGCTGGCCACCATCAAGAGCGGCGTGGCGGCCGCCGTGAGCAGCGACCCCCGCATGGCCGCGTCGCTGCTCCGGCTgcacttccacgactgcttcgtccaA GGCTGCGACGCGTCCGTTCTGCTGGCCGGCAACGAGCGGAACGCATTCGGGAACGTGGGATCACTGCGGGGCTTCGACGTCATCGACAAAATCAAGGCGACTGTGGAGCAGTCGTGCAAGCGcatcgtctcctgcgccgacatcctcgccgtcgccgctcgcGATTCCGTCGTCGCG GTGGGAGGGCCGTCGTGGACGGTCTCTCTGGGGAGGAGGGACTCCGACACGGCTAGCGAGGCATTGGCCAACCGCGACCTGCCTGCCCCATCGCTCGCCGTCACCGACCTCATCACCCGCTTTGCCGCGAAGGGGCTCAACCTCACTGATATGGTTGCCCTCTCTGGTGCGCACACCATTGGGCAGGCGCAGTGCAAGAACTTCAGGACCAGGCTCTACAACGAGGCCAACATTGATCCGGACTTTGCGATGTTGCGCAACGCCAGCTGCCCTCAGGCTACCGGCTCTGGCGACGGCAATCTGGCCCCGCTGGACTCGATGACCCCGAACATGTTTGACAACACCTACTTCCTCAACCTCCAACTCAACAAGGGGCTCCTGCACTCCGACCAGGTGCTCTACACCCTTGTCGGCGGTGCCACCGAAGACATCGTTGATGGCTTCGCATCTAACCAGGATGCGTTCAACAACGTCTTTGCCGCGGCCATGGTGAAGATGGGAAACATCAGCCCCTTGATTTTCCCACAGGGTCAGGTTAGGCGCATTTGCTCCAAGGCGACCTAA